In Hwangdonia lutea, a single window of DNA contains:
- a CDS encoding inorganic phosphate transporter: MENLYLYMIIALALLAIADLVVGVSNDAVNFLNSAIGSKAISFRTIMIVASVGVAVGAVFSSGMMEVARKGIFNPGEFMFNEIMIIFMAVMLTDILLLDFFNSVGMPTSTTVSIVFELLGAAVAMALIKIGADGGNFSDVVGYINTSKASQIIFGILLSVVVAFTIGAMVQWVARLLLSYNFEKKAAWVGALFGGLALTAITYFIFIKGLKGTSYAKESYDILGGETMNDFLEHQVLLIILISLAIWSLLAYALISFFKTNIYKLIIIVGTFALALAFAGNDLVNFIGVPIAAFNAYEAWTASFLSSGTLATEFSMEILAEKVPTNNWLLFGAGMIMVLTLWFSSKAKDVVKTSLDLASQGETKERFQPNFLSRGFVRSAMLMSQMSEYMLPKSWQDKIEKQFEVPVVKASKDKAKELPAFDLVRAAVNLMVAAVLISIATSYKLPLSTTYVTFMVAMGTSLADRAWGAESAVYRVAGVINVIGGWFFTAFSAFTAAALVAYLLNLNIKVMFPILLLLAIALLIRSTIAHNNKSKETGAEDSLKKTGSRSVQGVIHESAGNIANVVKRGNRIYTNAVKGLAKQDLTLLKKNKKQVAKLMAEVDELRDNIFYFIKNLDETSLRASSFYINILGYLQDMTQSLEYISKVSHKHINNNHKKLKFSQIKELKDVDNTLEALFNDTKAAFDSHSFEQIGEIIKRKKEVYDLVTDKIAKQVSRTRTEESSPKNTTLYFSLLLETKDLLTATMNLLDEYYNSHDASVKPATISVVDDVLEVGSKSDKDKKKKDN, encoded by the coding sequence ATGGAAAACTTATACTTATACATGATTATTGCCTTAGCCCTTTTAGCCATTGCTGATTTGGTTGTTGGCGTAAGTAATGATGCGGTAAACTTCTTAAATTCTGCTATTGGCTCTAAAGCCATTTCTTTTAGAACTATTATGATTGTTGCCAGTGTTGGCGTTGCCGTTGGCGCGGTGTTTTCAAGCGGTATGATGGAAGTGGCACGAAAAGGCATATTTAACCCCGGGGAATTTATGTTTAACGAAATCATGATTATTTTCATGGCCGTTATGTTAACGGATATTCTGTTATTGGATTTTTTCAATTCTGTTGGGATGCCCACATCAACTACTGTTTCTATTGTATTTGAATTATTGGGCGCTGCGGTAGCCATGGCTCTAATTAAAATTGGTGCCGATGGAGGTAATTTTAGCGATGTTGTTGGTTATATAAACACATCAAAAGCATCTCAGATTATTTTCGGAATCTTGCTCTCGGTCGTCGTCGCCTTTACCATTGGGGCCATGGTGCAATGGGTTGCAAGGTTATTATTGTCTTATAATTTTGAAAAGAAAGCAGCTTGGGTTGGCGCCTTATTTGGTGGTTTAGCCTTAACTGCCATTACTTATTTTATTTTTATAAAAGGATTAAAAGGCACCTCTTATGCCAAAGAATCATATGATATTCTTGGTGGTGAAACAATGAATGACTTTTTAGAACACCAGGTATTATTAATCATTTTAATAAGTCTCGCTATCTGGTCTTTATTGGCTTATGCATTAATAAGCTTTTTTAAGACCAACATTTACAAACTCATTATCATCGTGGGCACCTTTGCATTGGCTTTAGCCTTTGCCGGTAACGATTTGGTAAACTTTATTGGTGTACCCATTGCGGCTTTTAATGCTTACGAAGCTTGGACCGCTTCCTTTTTAAGTTCAGGTACTTTGGCCACAGAGTTTTCTATGGAGATCCTAGCTGAAAAAGTACCAACAAACAACTGGCTATTATTTGGAGCAGGTATGATTATGGTATTAACACTCTGGTTTTCAAGCAAAGCGAAAGATGTTGTAAAAACCTCTTTGGATTTAGCGAGCCAAGGTGAGACAAAAGAGCGTTTTCAGCCTAATTTTTTATCGCGCGGATTTGTACGATCGGCTATGTTAATGTCTCAAATGTCAGAATACATGTTGCCTAAATCTTGGCAAGATAAAATAGAAAAACAATTTGAAGTTCCCGTAGTAAAGGCATCAAAAGACAAAGCCAAGGAGCTCCCAGCTTTCGATTTAGTGAGAGCCGCCGTTAACTTAATGGTAGCCGCGGTATTAATCTCTATCGCCACATCTTACAAACTGCCTCTATCTACAACTTATGTAACTTTTATGGTGGCTATGGGTACCTCTTTAGCAGATCGCGCCTGGGGTGCAGAAAGTGCCGTATATCGTGTTGCTGGTGTAATTAACGTTATTGGCGGATGGTTTTTTACTGCTTTTAGTGCCTTTACCGCAGCCGCTTTAGTAGCTTACTTATTAAATTTAAACATCAAAGTGATGTTCCCTATTTTATTGTTGTTAGCCATAGCTTTGCTTATAAGAAGCACCATAGCCCACAATAATAAGTCTAAGGAAACAGGTGCCGAGGACAGCCTGAAAAAAACAGGAAGTCGATCAGTGCAAGGTGTTATCCACGAAAGTGCCGGCAATATTGCGAATGTTGTAAAACGCGGAAACAGGATTTACACCAATGCTGTAAAAGGGTTGGCCAAACAAGATTTAACACTTCTTAAAAAGAATAAAAAGCAGGTGGCTAAACTCATGGCAGAAGTTGATGAATTAAGGGATAATATATTCTATTTTATTAAAAATTTAGATGAAACCAGTTTACGCGCAAGTAGTTTTTATATTAATATTTTAGGCTACTTACAGGATATGACACAATCGTTGGAATACATATCTAAAGTGAGCCACAAACACATTAACAACAACCATAAGAAACTTAAATTTAGTCAAATAAAAGAACTTAAAGATGTTGATAACACCCTTGAAGCCCTGTTTAACGATACCAAAGCAGCTTTCGATTCGCACTCTTTTGAGCAAATAGGAGAGATTATTAAACGCAAAAAAGAGGTGTACGACTTGGTAACCGATAAAATCGCAAAGCAAGTTTCTAGAACAAGAACAGAAGAATCTAGTCCAAAAAACACAACGCTATACTTTAGTTTATTATTGGAAACCAAAGATTTATTAACGGCCACCATGAATCTTTTAGACGAATA
- a CDS encoding porin, producing the protein MKLKFTCFALGLFAILSSHTQEVKSPKFGKGLFNLVGQDSSWTMKIGARMQFLAISNWEDGQSNESNFLVRRARLKFDGYAFTPKLKYKLELGLSNRDISGASPFTSNAPRYILDAVIKWNFAPGFDLWFGQTKLPGNRDRIISSGNLQQVDRSLLNSRFNIDRDLGVQLRHQFNISDVFVVKEIFSVAQGEGRNITTGNLGGHQYTGRIELLPFGNFTSKGDYVGADLIREQTPKLALGVSYDHNNNAVKTRSNQGSYMAIDGDTGFFETNINTLFIDAMFKYKGFSFMAEYADRDAQDPWAKNSDGSLTDDEVQVGKGLNLQTGILCKNDWEISGRYTHIKLDQNITEKNPESQYTLGVSKYIVGHKLKVQTDISYLEINGGNNELMWRLQFDIHF; encoded by the coding sequence ATGAAGCTTAAGTTTACCTGTTTTGCACTAGGCCTTTTTGCCATTTTATCATCTCATACGCAAGAGGTTAAATCTCCAAAGTTTGGCAAAGGTCTTTTTAACCTTGTTGGACAAGATAGTAGTTGGACCATGAAAATTGGTGCACGAATGCAATTTCTAGCCATTTCTAATTGGGAAGATGGACAAAGTAACGAGTCGAACTTCTTAGTCCGTCGTGCCCGTTTAAAATTTGACGGTTACGCATTTACGCCCAAACTTAAATATAAGTTGGAGTTGGGCTTATCCAATCGCGATATTTCTGGTGCTTCGCCATTTACAAGTAATGCGCCTCGATATATTTTAGACGCGGTGATAAAATGGAATTTTGCTCCGGGTTTCGATCTTTGGTTCGGACAAACAAAACTTCCGGGGAATCGGGATCGTATTATATCTTCTGGAAATTTGCAACAGGTGGATCGCTCGCTTTTAAATAGCCGATTTAATATTGACAGAGATTTAGGTGTGCAATTGAGACATCAATTTAATATTTCCGATGTATTTGTTGTAAAAGAAATATTTTCTGTAGCGCAAGGCGAAGGCAGAAATATTACTACCGGAAACTTAGGCGGCCATCAATACACGGGCCGTATAGAATTATTGCCCTTTGGGAATTTTACAAGTAAAGGCGATTATGTAGGCGCCGATTTAATAAGGGAACAAACGCCAAAACTGGCTTTGGGTGTAAGTTACGACCATAACAACAATGCGGTTAAAACCCGAAGTAATCAAGGGTCGTACATGGCTATTGATGGCGATACCGGTTTTTTTGAAACCAATATCAACACACTTTTTATTGATGCGATGTTTAAATACAAAGGATTTTCATTTATGGCAGAATATGCCGATAGAGATGCCCAAGACCCATGGGCCAAAAATTCTGATGGCAGCTTAACAGACGATGAAGTTCAGGTTGGCAAAGGCTTAAACCTTCAAACGGGTATTTTATGCAAAAACGATTGGGAAATCTCTGGACGTTACACCCACATAAAATTAGACCAAAATATTACAGAAAAAAACCCAGAAAGTCAATATACATTGGGCGTTTCAAAATATATTGTGGGGCATAAATTAAAAGTGCAAACCGATATCAGTTATTTGGAAATTAATGGCGGTAACAACGAATTGATGTGGCGCTTGCAATTCGATATTCATTTTTAA
- a CDS encoding toxin-antitoxin system YwqK family antitoxin, with protein MKKSILFVFAFLITVVSFAQDQQKRDLKLNKDTNLIDVVYYHDNGVVSQTGSYTVDGKLQGAWLSFNTEGKKIVSANYDNGKKVGKWIYWIDGIKKEVNYKNNVASL; from the coding sequence ATGAAGAAATCAATTTTATTTGTTTTTGCTTTTTTAATTACTGTGGTATCTTTTGCCCAAGACCAGCAAAAGAGAGATTTAAAACTTAATAAAGACACAAACTTAATTGATGTTGTTTATTATCATGACAATGGTGTTGTAAGCCAAACAGGATCTTACACAGTAGATGGTAAATTACAAGGCGCGTGGCTAAGTTTTAACACAGAAGGCAAAAAAATCGTTTCTGCGAATTATGATAATGGTAAAAAAGTCGGCAAATGGATTTATTGGATTGACGGAATTAAAAAAGAAGTCAATTATAAAAACAACGTCGCTTCGTTATAG
- a CDS encoding multidrug transporter — translation MMKNNLVLGLLTTALLFNSCATDDTADIYITDNSVIHNNSGGNTGGNDEEIAIGASEYSSDLTLEANRTYTISGPVIMAEGTTLTINEGVTIKAIATGADVYIAISQGAKIIANGSAEKPIVMTSGDPNPTAGQWGGLILLGKAPINSVTGSATSTSEIGSLPYGGTDSADNSGVLRYVRVEYSGGAADGSSENNGFSFYGVGSGTTIEYIQAYEGADDGIEFFGGTAKVSYAVVINCQDDSIDWTEGFTGSITNAYIKHGADHDKGFECDGYNTDIGNLSNPKFWSKPTVNNATIIGLGSSKGNEAIRLRAGTQGIFNNILIEGFAEGFDLDGDAGANSDNPTGTGVINGDLHVTNITFIDVTTKTKNDTGDTFSETDFISGEGQGTGTDYATWGANWTTGN, via the coding sequence ATGATGAAAAACAATTTAGTATTAGGATTATTAACTACAGCATTGCTTTTTAACTCGTGTGCCACAGACGACACAGCCGATATTTATATCACAGATAACAGCGTTATTCATAACAATAGTGGCGGAAACACTGGTGGCAATGATGAAGAAATCGCCATTGGTGCCTCGGAATATTCTTCAGACTTAACATTGGAAGCCAATAGAACCTATACCATTAGTGGTCCAGTAATAATGGCTGAAGGCACTACACTGACTATAAACGAAGGTGTAACAATTAAAGCCATTGCAACGGGTGCCGATGTTTACATTGCTATTTCCCAAGGCGCCAAAATTATAGCTAATGGTTCAGCCGAAAAACCCATTGTAATGACCTCTGGAGATCCGAATCCCACCGCAGGACAATGGGGTGGGTTAATACTTTTGGGGAAAGCCCCCATTAACTCGGTTACCGGTAGTGCAACATCAACGTCAGAAATTGGTAGTTTGCCTTACGGCGGAACAGATTCGGCCGATAATTCAGGCGTTTTACGTTACGTACGCGTTGAATATTCAGGCGGTGCTGCTGATGGTTCCTCAGAAAACAACGGGTTCTCTTTTTATGGTGTTGGTTCTGGAACAACGATTGAATATATTCAAGCTTACGAAGGAGCAGATGACGGCATTGAATTTTTTGGAGGTACAGCAAAAGTGTCTTATGCCGTTGTAATTAATTGTCAAGATGATTCTATTGATTGGACCGAAGGGTTTACGGGGTCTATTACAAATGCTTACATTAAACACGGAGCAGACCATGATAAAGGGTTTGAATGCGATGGCTACAACACGGATATTGGGAATCTTTCTAATCCAAAATTTTGGTCTAAACCCACCGTAAACAATGCCACAATTATTGGTTTGGGCTCGTCAAAAGGAAACGAAGCCATTAGGTTAAGAGCTGGTACCCAAGGGATTTTTAACAATATTTTAATTGAAGGCTTTGCCGAGGGGTTCGACCTTGATGGAGATGCGGGTGCCAATAGCGACAACCCCACTGGCACCGGAGTTATTAACGGTGATTTACATGTTACAAACATTACCTTTATCGATGTAACAACAAAAACCAAAAATGATACTGGCGATACTTTTTCTGAAACAGATTTCATCTCAGGTGAGGGTCAGGGAACAGGAACAGACTATGCAACATGGGGCGCAAACTGGACCACAGGCAACTAA
- a CDS encoding TonB-dependent receptor: protein MKHIVLLFTLLTATFSHTQNTGSVAGKITDKEFNNEPLAFANVLIKGTTTGTTSDFDGLYAFENLKIGSYTLVFSFVGYKTQEISVDIVAGKKTDLNVIMAASAASLDEVIITTTTKRESETALFLEQKKAVEIKQSIGFEELSRKGVSHAAGAISKISGVSKPEGSSNVYVRGLGDRYLNTTMNGLSLPSNDVSKKNIDLNLFSSDIIEKVSISKAYSSKFYSDFAAGNVDISSKDYKGSGFFDFGIGSEINTNAIGKDFVRSEGTGHFGFYNRYAHNPFAIILSHGFDPVDAGMPINTSVNSTFGKSFNFENGSKLSFYATGSFENNYQYRKGSSIDYTIVEKKAFEQSEEFEYGTTTTAMASIIYRMDTSSTLKFNALFVNSSSDKIGYFGIDGKGRNRDAIANTDEGFYQQNIQFNENLIYVNQLLGTHKFDKIDLDWGFGHNYVAAHEPDRKRLNFENYQYALDNDPNTLPIFYSNVDFDNQRYFQNIKDEELNGRLNLVYKPSENIKINVGYNARTKERRFDNIRYGYDIIDNSGIADVNHLNSFFSLNNLNLTSHEGTHEIKVIKPFPNLSNTNRPGLPENTYKGKLDVYAGYLNAEINLGKKWLIVPGVRVESFKQYIEYNVINLGVNGNDNMEVSNDLYLPSLSLKYALNENQNLRFSASQTISLPEFKEVAPFVYESVSQRIGGNPDLLGQKEVGTYTNVKDVSYSTILNVDLKYEWFVTTSELISLGAFYKQIEDPINQVVAFDATGTQRFFRTGEKAQIYGIEAEIRKNIITNGDDKAELSMGLNATYMYTEQDLYQDIVGSNFNVSFVNDKEALQGASPLIINADINYSPTSFEHYKPNATLSFSYFSDRIDALGSGHLGNVIEKGIPTLDFILKNKIGKSFEINVAAKNLLNPSIKYIRETTQGAIMVTSPNGKDVSNYKKGMNIGLQLKYKF, encoded by the coding sequence ATGAAACATATAGTACTATTATTTACACTACTTACTGCAACATTTTCACACACCCAAAACACCGGATCAGTAGCCGGAAAAATAACCGATAAGGAGTTTAACAATGAGCCTTTAGCTTTTGCCAATGTTTTAATTAAAGGAACAACTACGGGAACAACATCAGACTTTGATGGCTTATATGCTTTTGAAAATTTAAAAATTGGAAGTTATACACTGGTTTTTAGTTTTGTGGGTTACAAAACACAAGAGATTAGTGTTGACATTGTAGCTGGTAAAAAGACAGACTTAAATGTAATCATGGCTGCAAGTGCAGCTTCTTTAGACGAAGTCATTATTACCACAACTACAAAACGAGAAAGCGAAACAGCACTATTTTTAGAGCAAAAAAAAGCCGTTGAAATTAAACAAAGTATTGGTTTTGAAGAGTTGTCGAGAAAAGGTGTTAGTCATGCTGCTGGAGCTATTTCTAAAATCTCTGGAGTATCAAAGCCAGAAGGCTCAAGCAATGTGTATGTACGTGGTTTAGGAGATAGATATTTGAATACCACAATGAATGGGTTGTCTTTACCATCCAACGATGTTAGCAAAAAGAATATTGATTTAAATTTATTCTCTTCTGATATCATTGAGAAAGTATCGATTAGCAAAGCGTATTCATCAAAATTCTATAGCGATTTTGCTGCAGGAAATGTAGATATTTCCTCAAAAGATTATAAAGGCTCAGGTTTCTTTGATTTTGGAATCGGCTCCGAAATTAACACCAATGCAATTGGTAAAGATTTTGTAAGAAGCGAAGGGACAGGTCATTTTGGGTTTTACAACAGATATGCGCATAACCCTTTTGCTATTATTTTATCTCACGGATTCGACCCTGTTGATGCTGGCATGCCAATAAACACAAGTGTTAATAGTACCTTTGGAAAATCATTCAATTTTGAAAACGGATCGAAACTTAGTTTTTACGCTACTGGTTCGTTTGAAAACAATTACCAGTACAGAAAAGGTTCTTCAATAGATTACACCATTGTTGAGAAGAAAGCCTTTGAGCAATCTGAAGAGTTTGAATACGGCACCACCACTACAGCCATGGCATCTATCATTTATAGAATGGACACGAGCAGCACCCTTAAATTTAACGCTTTATTTGTAAACAGTTCGTCAGACAAAATAGGCTACTTTGGTATTGATGGTAAAGGTAGAAATCGAGATGCTATAGCCAATACAGACGAAGGGTTTTATCAGCAGAATATTCAATTTAATGAAAATCTTATTTATGTTAATCAACTTTTAGGAACTCATAAATTTGATAAGATTGATTTGGATTGGGGCTTTGGCCACAACTATGTCGCTGCGCATGAACCAGATAGAAAACGTTTAAATTTTGAAAACTATCAATATGCTTTGGACAATGACCCTAATACTCTACCTATTTTTTATAGTAATGTAGATTTTGATAATCAGCGTTATTTCCAAAACATCAAAGATGAAGAGTTAAACGGTCGTTTAAACTTAGTTTACAAACCTTCTGAAAACATTAAAATTAATGTTGGTTACAATGCTCGAACTAAAGAACGTCGTTTTGATAATATTAGATATGGTTATGATATTATTGACAATAGCGGTATAGCAGATGTCAATCACTTAAACAGTTTTTTCTCTTTAAACAACTTAAATCTAACAAGTCATGAAGGGACTCACGAAATTAAAGTTATTAAACCATTCCCTAATTTAAGTAACACCAACAGACCAGGGTTACCAGAAAACACTTATAAAGGCAAATTAGATGTTTACGCAGGCTACTTGAATGCTGAAATTAATTTAGGCAAAAAATGGCTTATTGTGCCTGGTGTTAGAGTCGAATCTTTTAAACAATATATTGAATACAACGTGATTAACTTAGGGGTTAATGGGAATGATAATATGGAGGTATCAAACGACTTGTATCTACCAAGTTTAAGTTTAAAATATGCATTAAACGAAAACCAAAATCTACGTTTCTCGGCAAGCCAAACTATTTCTCTTCCAGAATTTAAAGAAGTTGCTCCTTTTGTTTATGAAAGTGTATCGCAGCGTATCGGTGGAAATCCAGATTTGTTGGGACAAAAAGAAGTAGGAACATATACTAATGTAAAAGATGTATCGTACTCAACAATTTTAAATGTCGATTTAAAATATGAATGGTTTGTAACAACATCAGAATTAATCTCACTCGGTGCATTCTACAAACAAATTGAAGATCCAATTAATCAAGTTGTAGCGTTTGACGCTACAGGAACACAACGTTTTTTCAGAACGGGCGAAAAAGCTCAAATCTATGGTATCGAAGCAGAGATTAGAAAAAATATCATTACTAACGGAGATGACAAAGCAGAATTATCTATGGGGCTAAATGCCACGTATATGTATACTGAACAAGATTTGTATCAAGACATCGTTGGCAGCAATTTTAATGTAAGTTTTGTAAATGACAAAGAGGCATTACAAGGCGCTTCGCCATTAATTATCAATGCCGATATTAACTACTCACCAACATCTTTTGAACACTACAAACCCAACGCAACCCTATCATTCTCTTATTTTTCAGATAGAATTGATGCTTTAGGATCTGGTCATTTAGGAAATGTTATTGAAAAAGGGATTCCAACTTTAGATTTTATTCTAAAAAATAAAATAGGCAAATCGTTTGAAATCAATGTCGCCGCAAAAAACCTTTTAAATCCAAGCATAAAATATATTAGAGAAACAACCCAAGGCGCTATAATGGTAACATCCCCTAACGGAAAAGATGTTTCAAACTATAAAAAAGGAATGAACATTGGACTCCAATTAAAATATAAATTTTAA
- a CDS encoding deoxyguanosinetriphosphate triphosphohydrolase → MNWEQLLSLKRAGDTNKRIRKEQDETRLGFEVDYDRIIFSSEFRSLQDKTQVIPLSKTDFVHTRLTHSLEVSVVGRSLGRRVGQKLLEKHPHLQSVHGYQANDFGAIVAAAALAHDIGNPPFGHSGEKAIGEFFKTGEGQKYKDQLTEKEYQDLCDFEGNANGFKILTEDRAGRNGGLRLSYATLGAFIKYPKESMPKKPTKHIADKKYGFFQSEKEAFNDVAKELGLLKRSDKHMSYSRHPLAFLVEAADDICYTIIDFEDGINLGLIQEEFALEYLSKIIRDNIKPENYYALSTKEDRIGYLRALAIGSLINEAVDIFMAHEEAILSGDFNSGLLDKSKYDAQIKDIIKISIENIYQSTEVVDKEIAGYGVINTLLSTYTKAVNNTFHNTASNYDALILKGLQKTIKTNTSSLYQRLMGVCYHVSLLSDSKAILDYKKIKGIEF, encoded by the coding sequence ATGAACTGGGAGCAACTACTATCGTTAAAACGTGCTGGCGATACCAACAAACGCATTAGAAAAGAGCAAGATGAAACTCGATTGGGCTTCGAAGTCGATTACGATCGCATTATTTTTTCTTCTGAATTTAGAAGCCTGCAAGACAAAACCCAAGTCATTCCGTTATCTAAAACCGATTTTGTGCACACCCGATTAACCCACAGTTTAGAGGTTAGCGTGGTGGGACGTTCTTTGGGTAGGCGTGTGGGGCAAAAACTGTTGGAAAAGCATCCGCATTTACAAAGCGTTCACGGGTATCAAGCCAACGATTTTGGAGCTATTGTTGCCGCAGCAGCTTTGGCCCACGACATTGGAAATCCGCCTTTTGGGCACTCCGGCGAAAAAGCTATTGGCGAATTTTTTAAAACAGGCGAAGGCCAAAAATATAAAGACCAATTAACCGAAAAAGAATATCAAGATTTATGTGATTTTGAAGGTAATGCCAACGGCTTTAAAATTTTAACCGAAGACCGGGCAGGACGCAACGGCGGCTTGCGTTTAAGCTACGCCACATTGGGCGCATTTATAAAATATCCAAAAGAGTCGATGCCCAAAAAACCAACGAAACATATTGCCGATAAAAAATACGGCTTTTTTCAAAGTGAAAAAGAAGCGTTTAATGATGTTGCCAAAGAACTCGGATTATTAAAAAGAAGCGACAAGCACATGAGCTATTCGCGACATCCATTGGCATTTTTAGTTGAGGCTGCCGACGATATTTGCTATACCATAATCGATTTTGAAGACGGTATAAACCTCGGGCTCATTCAAGAAGAATTCGCGCTGGAATACCTTTCAAAAATCATTAGGGACAATATAAAACCAGAAAACTATTATGCGCTTTCAACCAAGGAAGACCGCATCGGATATCTGCGTGCCCTGGCCATAGGAAGCCTTATAAACGAAGCCGTCGATATTTTTATGGCGCACGAAGAAGCTATTTTGAGTGGCGATTTTAACAGTGGTTTGTTGGATAAAAGTAAATACGATGCGCAAATAAAGGATATCATAAAAATCAGTATAGAAAACATATACCAATCCACCGAAGTGGTCGATAAGGAAATTGCGGGTTACGGGGTTATAAACACCTTGTTAAGCACCTACACAAAGGCCGTGAACAACACATTCCATAACACCGCCTCAAATTACGATGCCCTCATTTTAAAAGGCCTGCAAAAAACCATAAAAACCAACACATCCAGTTTGTACCAACGCTTAATGGGCGTTTGTTATCATGTGTCGCTGCTCTCAGACAGCAAAGCCATTCTCGATTATAAAAAAATAAAAGGCATAGAGTTTTAG
- a CDS encoding nitrilase family protein — protein MNVSVAQFQPKDGDKKYNLSIIRKLAKKAKSEGADLISFHEMSITAYTFTKDLSLEQITELAEEVPNGKSTQELITISKELDIPILAGLVEKSDGKIYNTYICVTGDGLVTKYRKIHPFISKYMSAGNEYCVFDLLGWKCGILICYDNNIIENVRATSNLGADLIFAPHVTGCTPSAMPHRDYVANKYWQNRENDPVSLRMEFDGPKGRRWLMRWLPARAYDNGVYYAFTNPIGYDGEHLKNGNSMIIDPYGEILSEIKSFENDITISKITKDKIKLSGGWRYKNARRPELYKDIIGRNHESDTTPVWMKK, from the coding sequence ATGAATGTATCAGTAGCCCAATTTCAGCCAAAAGACGGAGATAAAAAATACAACTTATCAATCATCCGAAAACTTGCGAAAAAAGCAAAATCTGAAGGAGCCGACTTAATAAGTTTTCACGAAATGTCGATTACCGCCTACACTTTTACCAAAGACTTAAGCTTAGAACAGATAACGGAATTGGCAGAGGAAGTGCCAAACGGAAAAAGTACACAGGAACTGATTACTATTTCCAAAGAATTGGACATTCCGATTTTAGCAGGTCTAGTAGAAAAATCCGATGGAAAAATTTACAATACATATATCTGCGTTACAGGAGATGGACTTGTAACGAAGTATCGAAAAATACACCCATTTATAAGCAAGTATATGTCTGCAGGTAACGAATATTGTGTATTCGACCTACTTGGTTGGAAATGTGGGATTTTGATTTGCTACGATAACAACATAATAGAAAATGTTCGAGCGACAAGTAATCTAGGGGCAGATTTAATTTTCGCACCTCACGTTACAGGTTGTACGCCATCGGCAATGCCACATCGAGATTACGTAGCCAACAAATATTGGCAAAACCGTGAAAACGACCCAGTATCATTACGCATGGAATTTGATGGGCCTAAAGGGAGGCGATGGCTAATGCGTTGGTTGCCCGCACGAGCTTACGACAACGGGGTTTACTATGCATTTACAAACCCGATTGGCTATGACGGAGAGCATCTAAAGAATGGTAATTCGATGATAATCGACCCATATGGAGAAATCTTATCCGAAATAAAGTCCTTTGAAAACGATATAACAATTTCAAAAATCACAAAAGACAAAATCAAACTGTCAGGAGGTTGGAGATATAAGAACGCTAGAAGACCAGAACTATACAAAGACATAATTGGCAGAAATCACGAATCGGACACAACACCAGTTTGGATGAAAAAGTAA